A region of Streptomyces halobius DNA encodes the following proteins:
- a CDS encoding SGNH/GDSL hydrolase family protein: MSRSRMPTTARLTLAGAAALAMAGAALAPPSPARADPAGRPEYVALGDSYSAGVFVRRWDEQDGCGRSYRNYPHQVAERLGYALKDVTCGGAEVGDGVLQRQPASKVYGPPTTPPKGGWSARPAQVDALSSGTRVVTVSVGGNSIGFGSILAKCVAEGSSSSQPAPCQDYFTSGDGAQWLKKRRDQLDRDLGHMMDVIRGRAPNAKVAVVGYPAIAAKSAGCDFLNWKQLGTIKKADISWIDRFERDVNALLEKHATDHDADYVDTYGPSAAHGVCESGGAKWMYGIRDDLTGDGDQADKPSEKCRKIPGTAEACTLVHPNARGLDNQARQVIRALASGG; this comes from the coding sequence ATGAGCAGATCACGAATGCCCACCACCGCTCGCCTGACGCTGGCCGGGGCTGCCGCCCTTGCCATGGCGGGCGCCGCCCTCGCCCCTCCGTCGCCCGCCCGGGCCGATCCCGCGGGCCGTCCCGAATACGTCGCGCTCGGCGACTCCTACAGCGCCGGGGTATTCGTCCGCCGCTGGGACGAGCAGGACGGCTGCGGCCGCTCCTACCGCAACTACCCTCACCAGGTCGCCGAACGGCTCGGATACGCACTGAAGGACGTGACCTGCGGGGGCGCCGAGGTCGGCGACGGCGTCTTACAGCGGCAGCCGGCGTCCAAGGTTTACGGACCGCCGACGACCCCGCCGAAAGGGGGCTGGTCCGCACGGCCCGCGCAGGTGGACGCGCTGTCCTCCGGCACCAGGGTGGTGACCGTGAGTGTCGGGGGCAACTCCATCGGATTCGGGTCGATCCTGGCCAAGTGCGTGGCGGAGGGGAGTAGTTCATCGCAGCCCGCGCCCTGCCAGGACTACTTCACCAGCGGTGACGGTGCGCAGTGGCTGAAGAAGCGGCGCGATCAACTCGACCGCGACCTCGGTCACATGATGGACGTGATCCGCGGCCGCGCGCCGAACGCCAAGGTCGCCGTCGTCGGTTACCCGGCCATCGCCGCGAAAAGCGCCGGCTGCGACTTCCTGAACTGGAAGCAGCTCGGCACGATCAAGAAGGCCGATATCTCCTGGATCGACAGGTTCGAACGGGACGTCAACGCCCTGCTCGAAAAGCACGCCACCGACCATGACGCGGACTATGTCGACACCTACGGCCCCAGCGCGGCGCACGGGGTATGCGAGAGCGGCGGCGCGAAGTGGATGTACGGGATCCGGGACGACCTCACCGGTGACGGAGACCAGGCCGACAAGCCATCGGAGAAGTGTCGCAAGATCCCCGGCACCGCTGAAGCCTGCACCCTCGTCCACCCCAACGCACGGGGGCTGGACAATCAGGCGCGCCAGGTGATCCGGGCGCTGGCCTCGGGAGGTTGA
- a CDS encoding IS110 family RNA-guided transposase → MLLIGDDWAEDHHDVELQDEAGRKLATANLPEGVAGIARLHELIARHGGELDPGEVVVGIETDRGSWVQALVASGYQVYAINPRQVARFKERYASSGAKSDKGDAHALADMVRIDRDQLRPVAGDSGQAQAVKVVARAHQTLIWERTRTFQRLRSTLREYFPAALTAYADLTLTSSDAMELLIKAPTSATAAKLTRTQVTAVLARHRRRNRDAKAATIQAALRERQLALPGQVTAAYAAAVTAHARLIIALNEQITGMEEQVKAHFLAHPDAEIYLSMPGIGEITGARVLAEFGDDPTRYASAKARKNYAGTSPVTRASGKSRTVQARYVRNNRLADALQRQAFCALRASPGARRYYDKQRARDIDYNPALRQVGNRLVGILHGCLKTRTRYDEATAWSHHAQPHAA, encoded by the coding sequence TTGCTGCTGATCGGTGACGACTGGGCCGAAGACCACCACGACGTCGAGCTCCAGGACGAGGCCGGCCGCAAGCTGGCCACCGCGAACCTGCCCGAAGGAGTCGCCGGCATCGCCAGGCTCCACGAACTCATCGCCCGTCACGGCGGTGAGCTGGATCCTGGGGAGGTGGTCGTCGGGATCGAGACCGACCGGGGCTCGTGGGTCCAGGCCCTGGTTGCCTCCGGCTACCAGGTCTACGCGATCAATCCCCGGCAGGTGGCCCGGTTCAAGGAGCGGTACGCCTCCTCGGGGGCCAAGAGCGACAAGGGTGACGCGCACGCGCTCGCCGACATGGTCCGCATCGACCGCGACCAGCTGCGGCCGGTGGCCGGAGACAGCGGCCAGGCCCAGGCCGTCAAGGTCGTCGCCCGCGCCCACCAGACCCTGATCTGGGAACGAACCCGCACCTTCCAGCGGCTACGCAGCACGCTGCGCGAGTACTTTCCCGCCGCCCTGACCGCCTACGCCGACCTGACTCTGACCAGCTCCGACGCCATGGAACTGCTGATCAAGGCGCCCACGTCGGCCACGGCGGCGAAGCTGACCCGCACTCAGGTCACGGCCGTCCTGGCCCGGCATCGCCGACGCAACCGCGACGCGAAGGCGGCCACCATCCAGGCCGCGCTCCGCGAGCGACAGCTCGCCCTGCCCGGGCAGGTCACCGCAGCCTACGCGGCAGCCGTGACCGCTCACGCGCGGCTGATCATCGCGCTGAACGAGCAGATCACCGGGATGGAAGAGCAGGTGAAGGCGCATTTTCTCGCGCACCCGGACGCTGAGATCTACCTCTCGATGCCCGGCATCGGGGAGATCACCGGGGCCCGGGTGCTCGCCGAGTTCGGAGATGATCCCACCCGTTACGCCTCCGCGAAGGCACGCAAGAACTATGCCGGGACCAGCCCCGTCACCCGGGCCTCTGGCAAGAGCCGCACCGTCCAGGCCCGATACGTCCGCAACAACCGTCTCGCCGATGCCCTCCAGCGCCAGGCGTTCTGCGCCCTGCGGGCGTCCCCCGGCGCCCGCCGCTACTACGACAAACAACGCGCCCGTGACATCGACTACAACCCGGCCCTGCGACAGGTCGGCAACCGCCTCGTCGGCATCCTCCACGGCTGCCTCAAAACACGAACCCGCTACGACGAAGCGACCGCATGGTCGCACCACGCCCAACCCCATGCCGCTTGA
- a CDS encoding trypsin-like serine peptidase, giving the protein MPRGPLQKESCVSRPPRVPRAAMGALIAVGTLLASLLQTGAAGAAEPSAAGSQSRLVSFWTAERMRSAPPLDLLPSPELSTSPPSPGALSKAVRRGAERLVKPTLPKLPQTPSTIPEAGGPWTGGGAVVKTAGRVFFTYQGRQASCSGNAVTSENKSTVITAGHCVKMDGAWHKDWVFVPGYHDGQAPYGKWAATTTLATPQWTASEDINFDVGAAVVGPLDGKKLTDVVGGQGLAFNTGYRKEMYAFGYPAADPYDGSKLIYCSGTTIKDPLLSDDHGLSCNMTGGSSGGPWFTSFDESTGTGLQSSVNSFGYQFLPDTMFGPYFGDDAKDLYDKAQSA; this is encoded by the coding sequence ATGCCGCGCGGGCCCTTGCAGAAGGAGTCATGCGTGAGCCGACCCCCTCGTGTCCCCCGCGCCGCCATGGGCGCCCTGATAGCCGTAGGAACGCTGCTCGCCTCGCTCCTCCAGACCGGAGCGGCGGGCGCCGCCGAGCCATCAGCGGCCGGCTCACAGTCCCGTCTCGTGTCGTTCTGGACGGCGGAACGGATGCGCTCGGCGCCCCCGTTGGACCTGCTGCCCTCCCCCGAGCTCTCAACTTCTCCCCCATCCCCGGGCGCGCTCAGTAAGGCCGTACGGCGCGGTGCCGAGCGACTGGTGAAGCCCACCCTCCCCAAGCTGCCGCAGACGCCGTCCACGATCCCCGAGGCCGGCGGGCCGTGGACCGGGGGCGGCGCGGTGGTCAAGACCGCGGGACGGGTGTTCTTCACCTACCAGGGCCGTCAGGCATCCTGCTCCGGCAACGCGGTGACCAGCGAAAACAAGAGCACGGTCATCACCGCCGGCCACTGCGTGAAGATGGACGGCGCCTGGCACAAGGACTGGGTGTTCGTGCCCGGCTACCACGACGGCCAGGCCCCGTACGGCAAGTGGGCGGCCACCACGACGCTCGCCACTCCGCAGTGGACGGCGAGCGAGGACATCAACTTCGACGTCGGTGCCGCGGTCGTGGGGCCGCTCGACGGCAAGAAGCTCACCGACGTCGTCGGCGGGCAGGGACTGGCCTTCAACACCGGCTACAGAAAAGAGATGTACGCCTTCGGTTACCCCGCCGCCGACCCGTACGACGGCAGCAAACTGATCTACTGCAGCGGCACCACGATCAAGGACCCGCTGCTCTCCGACGACCACGGCCTGAGCTGCAACATGACCGGTGGCTCCAGCGGCGGCCCGTGGTTCACCTCGTTCGACGAATCCACCGGTACCGGCCTGCAGTCCTCCGTGAACAGCTTCGGATACCAGTTCCTCCCCGACACCATGTTCGGCCCCTACTTCGGCGATGACGCCAAGGACCTCTACGACAAGGCACAGTCCGCCTAA
- a CDS encoding SDR family oxidoreductase: protein MAQNTQPRKVAVVTGAGSGIGRAVAHALLDAGWQVVLAGRRAEALEETSRLYGQAGSTTHADAGERGNSVTILPVPTDVTRPEDVDALFAAVHDRFGRLDLLFNNAGTFGRPAPVDELSYDDWRTVVDVNLTGSFLCAQAAFRAMKAQDPQGGRIINNGSVSAQVPRPHSIAYTATKHATTGLTKSLSLDGRPYRIACGQIDIGNAATEMTGRMQTGILQANGRMAVEPVMDAADAARTVVHMASLPLEANVQFATVLATNMPYIGRG, encoded by the coding sequence ATGGCACAGAACACTCAGCCCAGGAAGGTCGCCGTGGTCACCGGCGCCGGCTCCGGCATCGGACGGGCGGTCGCCCACGCCCTGCTCGACGCCGGCTGGCAGGTGGTCCTGGCCGGCCGCCGCGCGGAGGCCCTGGAGGAGACGTCCCGGCTGTACGGCCAGGCCGGCAGCACCACTCACGCCGACGCCGGTGAGCGCGGCAACAGCGTCACGATCCTGCCGGTACCGACCGACGTCACCCGCCCCGAAGACGTCGACGCCCTCTTCGCCGCCGTCCACGATCGCTTCGGACGGCTGGACCTGCTCTTCAACAACGCGGGCACCTTCGGCCGGCCCGCCCCCGTGGACGAGCTGTCGTACGACGACTGGCGCACGGTCGTCGACGTCAATCTGACCGGCTCCTTCCTCTGCGCACAGGCCGCCTTCCGCGCCATGAAGGCGCAGGACCCGCAGGGCGGCCGGATCATCAACAACGGCTCCGTCTCCGCCCAGGTCCCCCGCCCGCACTCGATCGCGTACACCGCCACCAAACACGCGACGACCGGCCTCACCAAGTCCCTCTCCCTGGACGGCCGGCCGTACCGCATCGCCTGCGGCCAGATCGACATCGGCAACGCGGCGACCGAGATGACCGGCCGGATGCAGACCGGCATCCTCCAGGCGAACGGCCGGATGGCCGTCGAGCCGGTGATGGACGCGGCGGATGCGGCCCGTACCGTCGTCCACATGGCGTCGCTGCCACTGGAGGCCAATGTGCAGTTCGCGACGGTGCTGGCGACGAACATGCCGTATATCGGCCGGGGCTGA
- a CDS encoding alkaline phosphatase D family protein, which yields MTHHAAHEQANADHGPEIRAAGALLASATRPATAGAGALPAPASRPAPAGAAANLGRRRFLTVTGAAAALAFATNLPATGAYATEADARKITENPFTLGVASGDPLPGSVVLWTRLAPRPYEPGNGMPDARVAVRWEVAYDEKFSRLAGHGRADAHPEFNHSVHIEPTGLAPDRVYYYRFRAGDWISPVGRTRTAPARGAQISGLKLGAVSCQAYHDGYFTAYRHLAQEDLDVVFHLGDYLYEYPVTAVGGARNYTDRTLPDLFNRETVTLDDYRLRYALYKSDPDLQAAHAAHPFVVTWDDHEVENNYAADISENRLPPAEFLARRAAAYRAYWENQPLRRPQRPDGPDARLYRRVHYGQLAQFDILDTRQYRSDQAYGDGWQTPGPASQDPARTLTGAAQERWLIDGWRASSARWNVLPQQVTFSERRNATGADYKVSMDAWDGYPASRERLLTGAAAAGADNLVVLTGDVHVHYAFDIKRDFGDPESPTAGVEFVTTSISSGEDGADRPANWDTYLAANPHLKFYNGRRGYLTVTLDQHTARADYRTVTAVTTPGAPVGTAASFVSEAGDPGLKSA from the coding sequence ATGACACACCACGCAGCCCACGAGCAGGCGAACGCAGACCACGGCCCCGAGATCCGGGCCGCAGGTGCGCTCCTCGCGTCCGCAACCCGACCCGCAACGGCAGGCGCAGGTGCGCTCCCCGCGCCCGCATCTCGACCCGCACCGGCGGGCGCCGCCGCGAATCTCGGCCGCCGTCGCTTTCTGACCGTCACCGGCGCCGCCGCCGCGCTCGCCTTCGCCACCAACCTGCCGGCCACGGGCGCGTACGCGACCGAGGCCGACGCGCGGAAGATCACCGAGAACCCCTTCACCCTCGGTGTGGCCTCCGGCGACCCCCTGCCCGGCTCCGTGGTGCTGTGGACGCGCCTCGCCCCGCGCCCGTACGAGCCGGGCAACGGGATGCCGGACGCCAGGGTCGCCGTCCGCTGGGAGGTGGCCTACGACGAGAAGTTCAGCCGGCTCGCGGGCCATGGACGGGCCGACGCACACCCGGAGTTCAACCACTCCGTGCACATAGAGCCCACCGGCCTCGCCCCGGACCGCGTCTACTACTACCGCTTCCGCGCCGGCGACTGGATCAGCCCCGTCGGGCGCACCCGCACCGCGCCCGCCCGCGGCGCACAGATCTCCGGGCTGAAGCTCGGCGCCGTTTCCTGCCAGGCGTACCACGACGGCTACTTCACGGCGTACCGGCACCTCGCGCAGGAGGACCTCGATGTGGTCTTCCACCTCGGCGACTATCTCTACGAATACCCGGTGACGGCGGTGGGCGGCGCCCGCAACTACACCGACCGCACCCTGCCGGACCTCTTCAACCGCGAGACGGTCACCCTGGACGACTACCGGCTGCGGTACGCCCTCTACAAGTCCGACCCCGACCTGCAGGCCGCACACGCCGCGCACCCCTTCGTCGTCACCTGGGACGACCACGAGGTGGAGAACAACTACGCCGCCGACATCAGCGAAAACCGACTCCCGCCCGCCGAATTCCTGGCCCGCCGGGCCGCCGCCTACCGCGCGTACTGGGAGAACCAGCCACTGCGCCGCCCGCAGCGGCCCGACGGCCCGGACGCCCGGCTCTACCGCCGTGTCCACTACGGACAGCTCGCCCAGTTCGACATCCTCGACACCCGCCAGTACCGCTCCGACCAGGCGTACGGCGACGGCTGGCAGACGCCGGGCCCCGCTTCGCAGGACCCCGCGCGCACCCTGACCGGCGCGGCGCAAGAGCGCTGGCTGATCGACGGCTGGCGTGCGTCCTCGGCGCGCTGGAACGTGCTGCCGCAGCAGGTCACCTTCTCCGAGCGGCGCAATGCCACCGGCGCCGACTACAAGGTCAGCATGGACGCCTGGGACGGCTATCCGGCCTCCCGCGAGCGGCTGCTGACGGGCGCCGCAGCGGCCGGGGCGGACAACCTCGTCGTGCTCACCGGCGATGTGCACGTCCACTACGCCTTCGACATCAAGCGGGACTTCGGCGACCCGGAATCGCCCACCGCGGGTGTGGAGTTCGTCACCACCTCGATCTCCAGCGGCGAGGACGGCGCGGACAGGCCCGCCAACTGGGACACGTACCTGGCGGCCAACCCGCACCTGAAGTTCTACAACGGCCGGCGCGGCTATCTGACGGTCACGCTCGACCAGCACACCGCCCGCGCCGACTACCGCACCGTGACCGCCGTCACCACTCCAGGGGCGCCGGTCGGCACGGCCGCGTCCTTCGTCTCGGAGGCGGGCGACCCGGGGCTGAAGTCCGCCTGA
- a CDS encoding multidrug effflux MFS transporter, which produces MTDPGHGTAESKDLPAIPGRDAPAAPVASRRTSLLVTLVLGGLTAVPPLSMDMYLPALPQVTAVLHSPAATVQLTLTTCLAGMALGQMIVGPMSDKWGRRRPLLAGMVIYILATALCAVATSAELLIAFRLLQGLAGAAGIVIARAVVRDLYDGVAMARFFSTLMLISGVAPVVAPLIGGQILRLTDWRGVFVVLTVVGVLLTLLVWRTLHETLPPARRHSGGLGQTLRTMRDLLADRHFSGYLLVGAFAFAALFAYIAASPFVVQEIYGASPQTFSLLFGVNSVGLVLVGQLNGKVLVGRVGMDIVLGIGLALITAAATGLLLMASGVFGRVGLAPMAAGLFLLMAPMGLVLPSANARALMRTRHAAGSASALLGTSTFLLGSVASPLVGIAGERTAVPMAVVQLSCAVLALLSFLGMCRPWQRSGETTERTSGEGTRL; this is translated from the coding sequence ATGACGGACCCCGGCCACGGTACGGCCGAGAGCAAGGACCTGCCCGCCATACCCGGGCGGGACGCACCGGCGGCACCGGTCGCGTCCCGCCGCACCAGCCTGCTCGTCACCCTCGTCCTCGGCGGCCTCACGGCGGTCCCGCCGCTCTCCATGGATATGTACCTCCCGGCCCTGCCGCAGGTCACCGCCGTTCTGCACAGCCCGGCCGCCACCGTGCAGCTGACCCTCACCACCTGCCTCGCGGGCATGGCCCTGGGGCAGATGATCGTCGGCCCGATGAGCGACAAGTGGGGGCGCCGCCGTCCGCTGCTCGCCGGCATGGTGATCTACATCCTGGCCACCGCGCTGTGCGCGGTCGCCACCAGCGCCGAACTCCTCATCGCCTTCCGCCTGTTGCAGGGCCTGGCGGGCGCGGCCGGCATCGTGATCGCGCGGGCGGTGGTGCGCGATCTCTACGACGGTGTGGCGATGGCCCGGTTCTTCTCCACCCTGATGCTGATCTCCGGGGTGGCGCCGGTCGTCGCCCCGCTGATCGGCGGCCAGATCCTGCGCCTCACCGACTGGCGCGGTGTCTTCGTCGTCCTGACCGTCGTCGGCGTGCTGCTCACCCTTCTGGTCTGGCGCACGCTGCACGAGACGCTGCCGCCCGCACGCCGGCACTCCGGCGGTCTCGGGCAGACGCTGCGCACCATGCGCGATCTCCTCGCCGACCGTCACTTCTCCGGCTATCTCCTCGTCGGCGCCTTCGCGTTCGCTGCGCTCTTCGCCTATATCGCCGCTTCGCCGTTCGTCGTCCAGGAGATCTACGGCGCCTCCCCGCAGACCTTCAGCCTGCTGTTCGGCGTCAACTCCGTCGGTCTGGTGCTGGTCGGCCAGCTCAACGGAAAGGTGCTGGTCGGCCGGGTCGGCATGGACATCGTGCTGGGCATCGGGCTGGCGCTGATCACGGCCGCCGCGACCGGTCTGCTGCTGATGGCGTCCGGAGTGTTCGGCAGGGTCGGCCTGGCGCCGATGGCCGCCGGTCTCTTCCTCCTGATGGCCCCCATGGGCCTGGTCCTGCCGAGCGCCAACGCCCGCGCCCTGATGCGCACCCGGCACGCGGCCGGCTCCGCCTCCGCCCTGCTGGGCACCTCGACGTTCCTTCTCGGCTCGGTGGCCTCCCCGCTGGTGGGCATCGCGGGGGAGCGGACCGCCGTGCCGATGGCCGTCGTGCAGCTTTCCTGCGCCGTTTTGGCGCTGTTGAGCTTCCTGGGGATGTGCCGGCCATGGCAGCGTAGTGGGGAGACCACCGAGCGTACGTCCGGCGAGGGGACCAGGCTCTGA
- a CDS encoding serine hydrolase domain-containing protein, whose translation MRELPEGRPAWCAGAVVLAGRGPVVAAEAAAGWALRYRCYDPERDRGIELPRERWEPMRVGTVFDLASVSKIFTAIAAIQQAERRGLDLDEEVRAHLPRFAPGITVRQLLTHTSGLLPELPFHDRRGRAGQLAPLWEEAAAPSGPHGTYRYSDLNLIALQLVLEQVTGRRLDTLVQEGITGPLGMSSTSYGPLAPLGVAATEDQRRPWAKAERGMVRGEVHDENAWALGGVAGHAGLFSTAQDLAVLCRALLNGGAYGTARILGPDAVRALLDPPGLGFAVDQRYFMGELAGRGAAGHCGFTGTSLVLDRATDTFLILLATTVHPVRRNGGSGPRAAAATRLARAVACSGRAGGAPVRDP comes from the coding sequence GTGCGGGAGCTGCCCGAGGGGCGGCCGGCCTGGTGCGCGGGCGCCGTCGTCCTGGCCGGCCGCGGCCCGGTCGTCGCCGCCGAGGCCGCCGCGGGCTGGGCGCTGCGCTATCGCTGCTACGACCCCGAGCGGGACCGCGGCATCGAGCTGCCCCGGGAGCGCTGGGAGCCGATGAGGGTGGGTACGGTCTTCGATCTCGCCTCGGTCAGCAAGATCTTCACCGCCATCGCGGCCATTCAGCAGGCCGAGCGGCGCGGCCTGGACCTCGACGAGGAGGTCCGCGCCCATCTGCCCCGCTTCGCCCCCGGTATCACCGTCCGCCAGCTGCTCACCCACACCTCGGGGCTCCTCCCCGAGCTGCCGTTCCACGACCGCCGGGGGCGGGCCGGGCAGCTGGCGCCGCTCTGGGAGGAGGCGGCCGCGCCGTCGGGCCCGCACGGCACCTACCGCTACTCCGACCTCAATCTCATCGCGCTCCAGCTGGTGCTGGAGCAGGTCACCGGACGCCGCCTGGACACCCTCGTACAGGAGGGCATCACGGGCCCGCTGGGCATGTCCAGCACCTCCTACGGCCCGCTGGCGCCGCTGGGGGTGGCGGCGACCGAGGACCAGCGGCGGCCCTGGGCCAAGGCGGAGCGCGGCATGGTGCGCGGGGAGGTGCACGACGAGAACGCCTGGGCGCTGGGCGGCGTCGCCGGGCACGCCGGCCTCTTCTCCACCGCTCAGGACCTGGCCGTGCTCTGCCGGGCGCTGCTCAACGGCGGCGCGTACGGCACCGCACGGATCCTCGGACCGGACGCCGTGCGCGCCCTGCTGGACCCGCCCGGCCTGGGCTTCGCCGTCGACCAGCGGTATTTCATGGGCGAGTTGGCGGGCCGGGGCGCGGCCGGTCACTGCGGTTTCACGGGCACCAGCCTGGTCCTGGACCGCGCCACCGACACCTTTCTGATCCTGCTCGCCACCACCGTCCACCCGGTCCGCCGGAACGGCGGCAGCGGCCCCCGCGCGGCGGCCGCGACCCGGCTGGCCCGTGCGGTCGCCTGCTCCGGCCGGGCAGGCGGCGCACCCGTGCGGGACCCGTAG
- a CDS encoding small ribosomal subunit Rsm22 family protein — protein MHDELRAALAGLLDGLPPTHAAQAVDRLIANYRGRTPTDAPVLRDRADVAAYAAYRMPATFEAARAALSAVALRVPDWSPATHVDIGGGTGAATWATADLWQGRRSTVLDWAQPALDLGRELAAGRLPDTDWRRRVIGDGLAVPPGTDLVTVSYVLGELRPEARRAVVAAAATAQAVVLIEPGTPDGYLRIREARDQLIAAGLRIVAPCPHGDGCPIVPGADWCHFAARVSRSSLHRQVKGGSLPYEDEKFSYVAATAFEAPAGEPAARIVRRPQLRKGQALLDLCTADEGLRRVTVTKRHGDGYRAARDASWGDDWPRS, from the coding sequence ATGCACGACGAACTGCGCGCCGCACTGGCCGGCCTGCTCGACGGCCTGCCGCCCACGCACGCCGCGCAGGCCGTCGACCGGCTGATCGCCAACTACCGGGGCCGTACCCCCACCGACGCGCCGGTCCTCCGGGACCGCGCGGATGTCGCCGCGTACGCCGCCTACCGGATGCCCGCGACCTTCGAAGCGGCGCGGGCCGCGCTGTCCGCCGTCGCCCTACGGGTGCCGGACTGGTCGCCGGCCACCCATGTCGACATCGGCGGCGGCACCGGCGCCGCCACCTGGGCCACCGCGGACCTCTGGCAGGGACGGCGCAGCACCGTACTGGACTGGGCGCAGCCCGCGCTCGACCTGGGCCGTGAGCTGGCGGCCGGGAGGCTGCCGGACACCGACTGGCGGCGGCGGGTCATCGGCGACGGACTGGCCGTCCCGCCCGGCACGGATCTGGTGACGGTCTCCTACGTCCTCGGTGAGCTGCGGCCGGAGGCCCGGCGCGCGGTGGTCGCCGCGGCGGCCACCGCGCAGGCCGTGGTCCTGATCGAGCCGGGCACCCCCGACGGCTACCTCCGTATCCGCGAGGCCCGCGACCAGCTGATCGCCGCCGGACTGCGGATCGTCGCGCCCTGCCCGCACGGCGACGGCTGCCCGATCGTCCCCGGGGCGGACTGGTGCCACTTCGCCGCCCGGGTCAGCCGCTCCTCGCTGCACCGCCAGGTCAAGGGCGGCTCCCTCCCGTACGAGGACGAGAAGTTCAGCTATGTCGCGGCCACCGCCTTCGAGGCCCCCGCGGGGGAGCCGGCGGCGCGTATCGTCCGCAGGCCCCAACTCCGCAAGGGGCAGGCCCTGTTGGACCTCTGCACGGCCGATGAGGGCCTGCGGCGGGTCACCGTCACCAAGCGGCACGGCGACGGGTACCGCGCGGCCCGCGACGCGTCGTGGGGCGACGACTGGCCGCGTTCCTGA
- a CDS encoding DUF6243 family protein — MGKGHAGGMLGVGGTRNKLSRGALRGGRNGGGRPDPQAQRRELLRRLQENKRRR, encoded by the coding sequence ATGGGCAAGGGACATGCCGGCGGAATGCTGGGAGTCGGAGGCACCCGCAACAAGCTCTCCCGCGGAGCGCTGCGCGGCGGACGGAACGGCGGCGGCCGCCCCGATCCGCAGGCGCAGCGCCGTGAACTGCTGCGCAGGCTTCAAGAGAACAAACGGCGCAGGTGA
- a CDS encoding TetR/AcrR family transcriptional regulator, translating into MANKTAPDSSRRSERSRRAILDASLALVGEVGYDKLTIEGIASRAGVGKQTIYRWWPSKAAVLLDAFTAGVDEDYAQGLPDTGDLTADLKSVLHATVDEFNDPAFQAPYRALAVAGANDEELSRTFVSRLIEPGIRVYADRLRAAQESGEVAADADLRVAAEMLLSPFSQRWLMRTGELTYDFVDTLVDLVMRALRPGSESV; encoded by the coding sequence ATGGCCAACAAGACCGCCCCCGACTCCTCCCGCCGCAGCGAACGCTCGCGCCGCGCGATCCTCGACGCCTCCCTCGCCCTCGTCGGCGAGGTCGGCTACGACAAGCTCACGATCGAAGGCATCGCCTCCCGGGCCGGCGTCGGCAAGCAGACGATCTACCGCTGGTGGCCGTCGAAGGCCGCCGTCCTGCTGGACGCCTTCACCGCCGGCGTGGACGAGGACTACGCCCAGGGGCTGCCCGACACCGGCGATCTCACGGCGGACCTCAAGTCCGTACTGCACGCCACCGTCGACGAATTCAACGACCCGGCGTTCCAGGCCCCCTACCGCGCCCTCGCGGTGGCCGGCGCGAACGACGAAGAACTGTCCCGTACCTTCGTCTCCCGGCTCATCGAACCCGGCATCCGCGTCTATGCCGACCGGCTGCGCGCCGCCCAGGAGTCCGGCGAGGTGGCCGCCGACGCCGATCTGCGGGTGGCCGCCGAAATGCTGCTGAGTCCCTTCTCACAACGCTGGCTGATGCGTACCGGCGAACTGACCTACGACTTCGTCGACACCCTCGTCGACCTGGTCATGCGTGCGCTGCGCCCCGGTTCCGAGTCCGTCTGA